From Sphingomonas hengshuiensis, one genomic window encodes:
- a CDS encoding alpha/beta fold hydrolase, whose amino-acid sequence MRAPISCADARALARRHCGMPETPVRRSAGRRRMMSYVDVNGLRLFYTEHGSGPETVVFSHGFVMNHRMFAHQIETLSATHRVIAFDHRCHGQSDVVRTPFGMYDLVDDAAALLRALDLGPVHFAGMSTGGFVALRLALRHPELVRSLILIDTAAGAEDPTKVKSYQRLLGLCKFLGLKMVVGPILSRLMASKFRTDPKRQVEFRYWKDAIRNLDTKGIYAFGHAIFSRDDVLGPLRARSDLPPTLIIVGAEDIATPPNKARAINAAIPHAELTIIPDSGHTSPVEEPEAVSARIVQFLSSDR is encoded by the coding sequence ATGCGCGCCCCGATTTCCTGTGCTGACGCCCGTGCATTGGCCCGCCGCCACTGCGGCATGCCTGAAACCCCAGTCCGCCGTTCGGCTGGAAGGAGAAGAATGATGAGCTATGTCGACGTGAATGGCCTGCGGTTGTTTTACACCGAGCATGGCAGCGGGCCGGAGACGGTCGTCTTCTCGCACGGCTTTGTGATGAACCACCGAATGTTCGCGCATCAGATCGAAACGCTGTCCGCGACCCATCGCGTCATCGCGTTCGATCATCGCTGTCACGGCCAGAGCGACGTCGTGCGTACGCCGTTCGGCATGTACGATCTGGTGGACGATGCGGCAGCCCTCCTCCGCGCGCTGGACCTGGGGCCGGTCCATTTTGCCGGCATGTCGACCGGCGGCTTTGTCGCCCTGCGGCTCGCCTTGCGGCATCCCGAACTGGTGCGCAGCCTGATCCTGATCGACACTGCCGCCGGTGCCGAGGACCCCACCAAGGTCAAAAGCTATCAGCGGCTTCTGGGGCTGTGCAAATTCCTTGGCCTCAAGATGGTCGTCGGCCCGATCCTGTCGCGGCTGATGGCGAGCAAATTCCGGACCGATCCCAAACGGCAGGTGGAATTTCGGTACTGGAAGGACGCCATCCGCAACCTCGACACCAAGGGGATTTATGCTTTCGGCCATGCGATCTTCAGCCGTGACGACGTTCTCGGCCCACTCCGGGCGCGGTCGGATCTGCCGCCGACGCTGATCATCGTCGGTGCCGAGGATATCGCCACGCCGCCGAACAAGGCGCGCGCGATCAACGCGGCCATTCCCCACGCCGAACTGACCATCATTCCCGATTCCGGGCATACATCGCCCGTCGAGGAACCGGAGGCGGTATCGGCGCGCATCGTCCAGTTCCTGTCGTCCGATCGCTGA
- a CDS encoding TolC family protein, which translates to MIQRTAQADVSRGTSLSPHALRASPGALRCAAALALAGVALVPVHAQQAPSTPMDFATAQQRLLDTSDAIEGMAANVRSKEAQQGATRTLYRPTVDIEARLLDYQKTFLLPLGTFASTAASYGIADPFKYVTRQTLVRPVATGSVPIYSGGEIAAARAAAKAQVTQAAAEREIASEQATLQLAQAYFGQQLAVRALIVRRQALEGLDAHLADARKLEQARFAARAQVLQAQVARDDADRDYHKAISDLATANAILAGLLRLPGGVQPTTPLFVLSGSAGRLEDFKAVALSAHPQLVRLRALGETADAGVRAQQARLRPSIYGFGQYDFNRDHSLLTNPDWAFGVGIKFQLFSGTGRRQAVEAARETAAQADAGLREARVQLEIGVTKAWNEAEATRERFALLRSAEASAAENLRLQSLAFREQQATSLDVVDAQLGVSRVAIQRAQAAYDYDVAIAQLLAASGQARRLPDFISRAHEVLQ; encoded by the coding sequence ATGATCCAGCGCACCGCCCAAGCCGATGTCTCGCGAGGGACGTCGCTGTCCCCCCATGCCCTGCGCGCATCGCCCGGCGCGCTTCGCTGCGCCGCCGCGCTCGCGCTCGCAGGCGTCGCGCTGGTGCCGGTCCATGCCCAGCAGGCACCGTCGACGCCGATGGATTTCGCGACCGCGCAACAACGGCTGCTCGACACATCCGACGCGATCGAGGGCATGGCGGCCAATGTCCGCAGCAAGGAAGCGCAGCAGGGCGCGACGCGGACCTTGTATCGGCCGACGGTCGATATCGAGGCCCGCCTGCTCGATTATCAAAAGACCTTTCTGCTCCCGCTGGGCACCTTCGCATCGACGGCCGCATCCTACGGCATTGCCGACCCGTTCAAATATGTGACGCGACAGACGCTGGTCCGCCCGGTGGCGACGGGGTCCGTGCCGATCTATTCGGGCGGCGAGATCGCCGCGGCGCGCGCAGCCGCAAAGGCGCAGGTGACGCAGGCTGCCGCCGAGCGCGAAATCGCGTCCGAACAGGCGACGCTCCAGCTCGCCCAGGCCTATTTCGGCCAGCAGCTTGCGGTGCGCGCGCTGATCGTCCGGCGTCAGGCGCTCGAGGGGCTCGATGCGCACCTCGCCGATGCGCGAAAGCTGGAGCAGGCACGCTTCGCCGCCCGCGCACAGGTTCTCCAGGCGCAAGTGGCACGCGACGATGCCGACCGGGACTATCACAAGGCGATTTCGGACCTGGCCACCGCCAACGCGATCCTGGCGGGATTGCTGCGGCTGCCCGGCGGGGTCCAGCCGACAACGCCGCTGTTCGTGCTGTCCGGATCGGCCGGGCGGCTGGAAGATTTCAAGGCGGTCGCGCTTTCCGCACACCCGCAACTGGTGCGCCTCCGCGCGCTCGGCGAGACGGCGGACGCCGGCGTGCGCGCCCAGCAGGCACGGCTGCGCCCGTCAATCTACGGCTTCGGTCAATATGACTTTAATCGCGACCATTCGCTTCTGACCAACCCCGACTGGGCATTTGGGGTGGGCATCAAATTCCAGCTCTTCTCGGGCACGGGCCGGCGCCAAGCCGTCGAAGCCGCCCGCGAGACGGCGGCACAGGCCGATGCCGGGCTTCGCGAAGCCAGGGTCCAGCTCGAGATCGGCGTGACCAAGGCCTGGAACGAGGCAGAGGCGACGCGCGAGCGGTTCGCGCTCCTGCGCAGCGCCGAAGCCTCGGCGGCCGAAAATCTCCGCCTCCAGTCGCTGGCATTCCGCGAGCAGCAAGCGACGTCGCTCGACGTCGTCGATGCGCAGCTCGGCGTGTCGCGGGTCGCGATCCAGCGCGCGCAGGCGGCGTACGATTATGACGTGGCGATCGCCCAATTGCTCGCCGCAAGCGGTCAGGCGCGGCGCCTGCCCGATTTCATCTCCCGCGCACACGAGGTGCTTCAATGA
- a CDS encoding HlyD family secretion protein → MTETSAPADGIPGDAPAPRARRTPRALILGVIVAGVVGAGLWATAHPTPPELQGMVDAREIRIASKVTGRIASFAVEEGQAVRAGQLLYTIDSPEVNARNIQAQGVLQAARAGESKARQGARPEEIDAARAQWRRAQAAADLAQLTFTRTDRLAAQGVVAGQRRDEAQANAVAAAEAARAARAQYDQTLSGARSQDKQAAGGQVEQARGVVDEARAAAAETRMRAPMNGEVGKRLAEPGELVPQGFPVFTLTDVDHPWVSLFVREDAFGGVPLGTIVTGRVPALRNAVARFRLVYIAPAGEFATWRATRQSNGFDIKSFELRVRPVTPLAQLRPGMTVLFDWPR, encoded by the coding sequence ATGACCGAAACGTCCGCACCGGCAGACGGCATCCCGGGTGATGCGCCTGCACCGCGCGCGCGGCGCACCCCCCGCGCGCTCATCCTCGGCGTGATCGTCGCGGGCGTCGTCGGCGCGGGGCTGTGGGCCACCGCGCATCCGACACCCCCAGAACTCCAGGGCATGGTCGATGCCCGCGAAATCCGGATTGCCAGCAAGGTCACCGGGCGCATCGCCAGCTTCGCGGTCGAGGAAGGACAGGCGGTCAGGGCCGGGCAACTCCTCTACACGATCGACAGTCCCGAGGTGAACGCCCGCAACATCCAGGCGCAGGGCGTGCTGCAGGCGGCACGGGCCGGCGAGAGCAAGGCTCGGCAAGGCGCGCGGCCGGAGGAGATCGATGCCGCGCGGGCGCAATGGCGCCGCGCCCAGGCCGCCGCCGATCTGGCTCAGCTGACCTTCACGCGAACCGATCGGCTGGCGGCACAGGGTGTCGTGGCCGGCCAGCGGCGGGACGAGGCGCAGGCCAATGCGGTCGCGGCGGCCGAAGCCGCGCGCGCCGCCCGTGCGCAATATGATCAGACCCTGTCCGGCGCGCGGTCGCAGGACAAGCAGGCGGCGGGCGGCCAGGTCGAGCAGGCGCGCGGCGTCGTCGACGAGGCCAGGGCTGCCGCCGCTGAGACGCGGATGCGCGCGCCGATGAACGGTGAAGTCGGCAAGCGGCTGGCCGAGCCGGGCGAGCTCGTGCCGCAGGGCTTCCCGGTCTTCACGCTGACCGATGTCGACCATCCCTGGGTATCCTTGTTCGTCCGCGAGGATGCGTTTGGCGGCGTACCGCTCGGGACGATCGTCACCGGCCGGGTGCCCGCGCTGCGCAATGCCGTGGCCCGCTTCCGGCTGGTCTATATCGCGCCGGCCGGCGAGTTCGCGACCTGGCGCGCGACCCGCCAGTCAAACGGCTTCGACATCAAGAGCTTCGAACTGCGGGTGCGGCCCGTCACGCCGCTGGCGCAGCTGCGCCCCGGCATGACGGTGCTGTTCGACTGGCCACGATGA
- a CDS encoding ABC transporter permease yields the protein MASAFLSSFRREMRFLRHSVWDLGLVTWIPLLLMSVIAWQMSPAVLRDLPIAVVDLDGTGIGRALVNRLEAAPGLTVVATPRDFAQAEVLARARRVFAIVLIPADASADLARKGQATVVSYYNMSYYTPGTAAQREIAATVRDYAETLSREQTAATRGVKAVRTAPVAAQTTVLFNPQGSYEIQLVSLLHPAILHLIFMVCVVGALGRELRDGTIGEWLGAQTAGRAAAVAGKIAPYLLIFMLWAAVALLYIGTRGWPVAGSAAVILVGYLALYLAHAGLALLLVGLTQAMAQSLSLTGLYAGSSFAFSGAIFPIQSASWFGRLWSSILPYSEYAKLQAEQMVMGTDAAWSLRHVAIMLLFFGIGSAIGLPRYLRAATRPAVWGRR from the coding sequence ATGGCATCCGCCTTCCTCTCCAGTTTCCGGCGCGAGATGCGGTTCCTGCGCCACAGCGTGTGGGATCTCGGGCTCGTCACCTGGATCCCGCTGCTGCTGATGTCGGTGATCGCATGGCAGATGTCGCCGGCGGTGCTGCGCGACCTGCCGATCGCGGTGGTCGACCTCGACGGCACCGGAATCGGGCGCGCGCTTGTAAACCGGTTGGAAGCGGCGCCGGGGCTGACCGTCGTTGCCACGCCGCGTGATTTCGCCCAGGCCGAGGTGCTGGCCCGCGCGCGCCGGGTGTTCGCGATCGTGCTGATCCCGGCCGACGCTTCGGCGGATCTGGCACGCAAGGGCCAGGCCACCGTCGTCAGCTATTACAATATGAGCTATTATACGCCCGGTACGGCGGCACAGCGCGAGATCGCCGCGACGGTTCGTGATTATGCCGAGACGCTGTCGCGCGAGCAGACCGCCGCGACGCGGGGCGTCAAGGCGGTGCGTACCGCCCCCGTCGCCGCGCAGACGACGGTCCTGTTCAATCCGCAGGGCAGCTATGAAATCCAGCTGGTATCGCTGCTGCATCCCGCGATCCTCCACCTGATCTTCATGGTCTGCGTCGTCGGGGCGCTGGGGCGCGAATTGCGCGACGGCACGATAGGCGAATGGCTCGGTGCCCAGACGGCCGGGCGCGCGGCGGCGGTCGCCGGCAAGATCGCGCCCTATCTCCTGATCTTCATGCTGTGGGCCGCCGTCGCCCTGCTCTATATCGGCACGCGCGGCTGGCCCGTCGCCGGCAGCGCGGCGGTGATCCTGGTCGGCTATCTCGCGCTCTATCTCGCCCATGCCGGGCTCGCCCTGCTCCTTGTCGGACTCACGCAGGCGATGGCGCAGTCGCTTTCACTGACCGGCCTCTATGCGGGGTCTTCCTTCGCCTTTTCCGGCGCGATCTTTCCGATCCAGTCCGCGTCGTGGTTCGGACGGCTGTGGAGCAGTATCCTGCCCTACTCCGAATATGCCAAGCTGCAGGCCGAACAGATGGTGATGGGAACCGACGCGGCGTGGTCGCTCCGGCATGTCGCGATCATGCTGCTGTTCTTCGGGATCGGCAGCGCGATCGGCCTGCCGCGCTATCTCCGCGCGGCGACGCGACCGGCCGTGTGGGGGCGGCGCTGA
- a CDS encoding ABC transporter permease, whose translation MRAAFRETLRAILADKAVMTLVFISVILYSFLYPQAYRGEVAARIPVIVVDLDHSAMSRALLIRANATRQVEITAQADSPAAALAALKRQQASVIVVIPDDFEKRILQGRQGVVRLFGNGAYLLRSSTALAGVAAAFATVGVDAATSQAMAQGAPAASPIAVASRPLFNLGEGYGSSSIPAVAQIVVHQTLLMGLVMLAATRRERLGRLAFRPSALAGVAAAFLLIGLVNILYFEGFAFWLQGYPRAGTLASLLGAAALFSAAIVALALFLASFFTVRERAVQLWISTSLPIFFLAGISWPAEAMPRPLAWLALLLPTTPGINLMIEVGQMGATLSETWRQVANLLVITVAYGALAVIRLRPRPADETPDAGNAAAAI comes from the coding sequence ATGCGCGCGGCGTTTCGCGAGACGTTGCGGGCGATCCTGGCCGACAAGGCGGTGATGACGCTCGTCTTCATCTCGGTGATCCTCTATTCGTTCCTTTATCCCCAGGCCTATCGCGGCGAGGTTGCCGCCCGCATCCCGGTCATCGTGGTCGATCTCGATCACAGCGCAATGAGCCGCGCGCTGCTGATCCGTGCCAACGCCACGCGGCAGGTCGAGATCACGGCGCAGGCCGACAGCCCCGCGGCCGCGCTGGCCGCGCTCAAACGCCAGCAGGCGAGCGTGATCGTCGTCATCCCCGACGATTTTGAGAAGCGGATCCTGCAGGGGCGCCAGGGCGTCGTTCGCCTGTTCGGCAATGGCGCGTATCTGTTGCGCAGCAGCACCGCGCTGGCCGGAGTGGCGGCGGCCTTCGCCACGGTCGGGGTCGATGCCGCCACGTCGCAGGCGATGGCGCAGGGCGCACCTGCCGCGTCGCCGATCGCGGTAGCCTCACGGCCGCTGTTCAATCTTGGCGAAGGCTATGGCAGCAGTTCGATCCCCGCCGTGGCGCAGATCGTCGTCCATCAAACCCTGCTCATGGGCCTTGTCATGTTGGCGGCGACCCGCCGCGAACGCCTGGGGCGGCTGGCGTTCCGGCCCAGCGCGCTGGCGGGCGTCGCTGCGGCCTTCTTGCTGATCGGCCTCGTCAACATCCTCTATTTCGAGGGGTTCGCGTTCTGGCTCCAGGGCTATCCTCGCGCCGGCACGCTGGCGTCGCTGCTCGGCGCCGCTGCGCTGTTCAGCGCGGCGATCGTTGCCCTGGCGCTGTTTCTCGCCAGCTTCTTTACGGTCCGGGAGCGGGCGGTGCAGCTATGGATTTCGACCTCGTTGCCGATCTTCTTCCTGGCCGGCATTTCCTGGCCGGCCGAGGCCATGCCGAGACCGCTCGCCTGGCTCGCGCTCCTCCTGCCGACGACGCCGGGCATCAACCTGATGATCGAGGTCGGTCAGATGGGGGCGACCTTGAGCGAGACATGGCGCCAGGTCGCCAACCTGCTGGTGATCACCGTGGCTTATGGGGCGCTCGCCGTCATTCGGCTGCGCCCCCGTCCAGCGGACGAAACGCCAGACGCCGGCAACGCGGCGGCGGCAATTTGA
- a CDS encoding IS110 family RNA-guided transposase, which translates to MRNLCGVDVSKAWLDSWSAGRYQRFANTAEGVAQLLAFCREHSVELVVMEASGGVEQAAFLALWKQGQPCAIANPRAVRSFADAMGNLEKTDRIDAEMIAGYADARQLVATPPPSEDQRRLTALTARLRQVTADLSVQKQRLHSTSEPTALASLKEAIALFNRQAKALAAQIAALITADPLWAELDKTIRSIKGLADRTVAVLLADLPELGTLSNKAIAKLAGLAPLANDSGQRNGRRRVRGGRPSVRSILYLVADVARKYDDDLASFRDRLLAQGKAKMVVRIALARKLLVRLNAKARDAKGDMATMLAPAFSE; encoded by the coding sequence ATGCGCAACCTTTGTGGAGTGGATGTTTCCAAAGCCTGGCTCGATAGCTGGTCCGCCGGACGATATCAGCGTTTCGCCAACACGGCAGAAGGCGTCGCGCAACTGCTCGCCTTCTGCCGCGAACACAGTGTCGAACTGGTCGTGATGGAGGCTTCGGGAGGTGTTGAGCAAGCGGCCTTCCTGGCGCTGTGGAAGCAGGGTCAGCCCTGCGCCATCGCCAACCCCAGGGCCGTTCGCAGCTTCGCCGACGCGATGGGCAATCTGGAGAAGACAGATCGCATCGATGCCGAGATGATCGCCGGCTATGCCGATGCCAGACAGCTGGTCGCCACGCCTCCGCCGTCTGAGGATCAGCGCCGGCTGACGGCACTTACGGCCAGATTGCGCCAGGTTACCGCCGATCTCTCGGTCCAGAAGCAGCGGCTGCACAGCACCAGTGAGCCCACCGCATTGGCGAGCCTGAAGGAGGCGATTGCCCTTTTCAACCGCCAGGCCAAGGCACTTGCGGCCCAGATCGCGGCGCTGATCACCGCCGATCCGCTCTGGGCCGAACTCGACAAGACCATTCGTTCGATCAAGGGCCTTGCCGACAGAACCGTTGCCGTCCTGCTCGCCGACCTGCCGGAACTCGGCACCCTCTCGAACAAGGCAATCGCCAAGCTCGCGGGCCTTGCTCCCCTCGCCAACGACAGCGGACAGCGCAATGGCCGGCGCCGCGTTCGGGGCGGAAGGCCTTCCGTCCGATCGATCCTCTACCTCGTCGCCGACGTCGCCAGAAAATACGACGACGATCTCGCCAGCTTCCGCGACCGGCTGCTCGCACAGGGCAAGGCGAAGATGGTCGTCCGCATCGCTCTTGCACGAAAATTACTCGTCAGGCTCAACGCAAAAGCCCGCGATGCAAAAGGGGATATGGCGACGATGCTGGCCCCGGCATTCTCCGAATGA
- a CDS encoding IS5/IS1182 family transposase, translated as MGGHPHRRSVASSRNEPCSSRYKGATLLGDKGYDSNAIREAAAAKNAWANIPSRSNRKQRFAFSGWLYQQRNLVERFFNRIKHFRGIATRYDKCPENYLAAVKLICARIWCAA; from the coding sequence GTGGGTGGCCACCCACACCGGCGCTCAGTCGCTTCCAGCAGAAACGAGCCGTGCTCGTCCAGATACAAGGGGGCAACCCTGCTCGGCGACAAGGGATACGACAGCAACGCCATCCGTGAAGCTGCTGCCGCCAAGAACGCTTGGGCCAACATCCCATCGCGGTCCAACCGCAAGCAACGCTTCGCCTTCTCGGGCTGGCTTTATCAGCAGCGGAACCTTGTCGAGCGCTTCTTCAACCGTATCAAGCACTTCCGGGGTATCGCCACCCGCTATGACAAGTGTCCCGAAAACTACCTCGCCGCCGTCAAACTCATCTGCGCACGCATCTGGTGTGCAGCGTAA
- a CDS encoding TonB-dependent siderophore receptor, whose amino-acid sequence MLKTRMLATLACTVAPVAAHAQDKPAQGWTADTIVVTGQRETYATPQTTTATRTATPVEKVPQSIQTITRTLIEEQDLQTLPDALVNVSGVVPTSIEQTVLQPTLIRGFAVNCYIDGVPTYQLPAGVGDPGTLVNVERIDVAKGPTATLYGGGSGAPLSGVINLVSRDPYDRLGMTITARAGSFGTVGAEGDVNLPLMAGVALRVTGMIDSADSYIDFVSRDRRAIFPTLAIGLGTDTSLVVRGRYSKIEQTEYAGLPVSLLDPVAVIDRATYAGARDMPRTGIENKGLTGSLTHRFSDRVEANLTVARTITSFEERGSFPYGEISGTVYNFGTAFLPSESKKTYATGTVTARFGEGGLRQTILVGADYDHSRYFGAMYFNPAWATIDYARPLPAPNFGGDPPFYFDQHDRMESFALFAQDQIGIGDRLDVTLGLRWTHIKVTSNVGVATEDTAEKVTPRIGATFRIVDGISLFGGYAEGFQGVVGGGFYTITPKPETSQAWEGGIKFAAPIKGLTGTAALYQITRQNVVTADPVVPFANIQTGEQRARSAELDLIYEPVPSVSLLFNYAYTDAKVTKDNSLPVGDRLRAVPAHSGRLAARYRFRDGALRGFSLGSGVTAVSRRELTLPNTVSVKGMALVDAQASYDLGPVSLSLSVTNLLGNDGLEPYQYFGGPYVIPTQPRSAFLTLKGGF is encoded by the coding sequence ATGCTCAAGACCCGAATGCTGGCGACGCTCGCCTGCACCGTAGCGCCCGTTGCCGCCCATGCTCAGGACAAGCCCGCCCAGGGCTGGACCGCCGACACCATCGTCGTGACCGGTCAGCGCGAAACCTATGCCACGCCGCAGACCACGACCGCGACGCGCACCGCCACGCCGGTCGAGAAAGTCCCCCAGTCGATCCAGACGATCACGCGCACGCTGATCGAGGAGCAGGATCTCCAGACACTGCCCGACGCGCTGGTCAACGTCTCGGGCGTGGTGCCCACCAGCATCGAGCAGACCGTGCTCCAGCCGACGCTCATCCGCGGCTTCGCAGTCAATTGTTACATCGACGGCGTGCCGACCTATCAGCTCCCGGCCGGCGTCGGCGATCCCGGCACGCTGGTCAATGTCGAGCGCATCGACGTCGCCAAGGGGCCGACCGCCACGCTCTATGGCGGGGGCAGCGGCGCGCCGCTGTCGGGGGTCATCAACCTCGTCTCGCGCGATCCTTACGACCGGCTGGGCATGACGATCACCGCGCGTGCGGGCTCGTTCGGCACGGTTGGGGCGGAAGGCGACGTCAATCTGCCGCTGATGGCGGGCGTCGCCCTGCGCGTGACCGGCATGATCGACAGCGCCGATAGCTATATCGACTTCGTCAGCCGCGATCGCCGCGCGATCTTCCCGACCCTGGCGATCGGCCTTGGCACCGATACCAGCCTGGTGGTGCGCGGGCGCTACAGCAAGATCGAGCAGACCGAATATGCCGGCCTGCCGGTGTCGCTGCTCGATCCGGTCGCGGTGATTGATCGCGCTACCTATGCCGGCGCGCGCGACATGCCGCGCACCGGAATCGAGAACAAGGGGCTGACCGGATCGCTCACCCACCGCTTTTCGGACCGGGTGGAGGCGAATCTGACCGTCGCGCGCACCATCACCAGCTTCGAGGAACGGGGCAGCTTTCCCTATGGCGAGATCAGCGGGACGGTCTATAATTTCGGCACCGCCTTTCTGCCGTCCGAGAGCAAGAAGACCTATGCGACCGGCACGGTTACCGCCCGCTTCGGGGAGGGTGGCCTGCGCCAGACGATCCTGGTCGGCGCCGATTACGACCATAGCCGCTATTTCGGGGCGATGTATTTCAATCCGGCCTGGGCGACGATCGACTACGCCCGCCCGCTGCCGGCGCCGAACTTTGGCGGCGACCCGCCCTTTTATTTCGATCAGCACGACCGGATGGAGAGCTTCGCCCTCTTCGCGCAGGACCAGATCGGTATCGGCGATCGGCTGGACGTGACGCTCGGCCTGCGCTGGACGCATATCAAGGTCACCAGCAATGTCGGCGTGGCGACCGAGGATACCGCGGAGAAGGTCACGCCGCGGATCGGCGCGACCTTCCGCATCGTCGACGGCATCTCGCTGTTCGGCGGCTATGCCGAGGGGTTCCAGGGCGTGGTCGGCGGTGGCTTCTACACCATCACCCCCAAGCCCGAGACGTCGCAGGCCTGGGAAGGCGGGATCAAGTTCGCAGCGCCGATCAAGGGGCTGACCGGCACCGCCGCGCTCTACCAGATCACCCGCCAGAATGTGGTGACCGCCGATCCGGTGGTGCCGTTCGCGAACATCCAGACCGGCGAGCAGCGCGCGCGCAGCGCCGAACTCGACCTGATTTATGAGCCGGTCCCCTCGGTGTCGCTGCTGTTCAACTATGCCTATACCGACGCCAAGGTCACCAAGGACAACAGCCTGCCGGTCGGCGACCGGCTGCGCGCGGTGCCGGCGCATAGCGGGCGGCTGGCGGCGCGCTACCGCTTCCGCGACGGCGCGTTGCGGGGCTTTTCACTGGGAAGCGGCGTCACCGCCGTGTCGCGGCGCGAGCTTACCTTGCCCAACACGGTGTCGGTCAAGGGCATGGCGCTGGTGGACGCGCAGGCCTCCTACGATCTCGGCCCCGTCTCGCTCAGCCTGTCGGTGACCAACCTGCTCGGCAATGACGGGCTGGAGCCGTACCAGTATTTCGGCGGCCCCTATGTGATCCCCACCCAGCCGCGCTCGGCCTTCCTCACGCTCAAGGGAGGGTTCTGA
- a CDS encoding DJ-1/PfpI family protein: MEGFDRRTALMMGLFGALAASRAGAQTAADPHAGHTMAEMPPGWVKPDQIAMLCYPGMTILDLIGPQYMFAALMGATVHLVGKTRDPMTSDTGVTILPTTTFAECPKDLTVLFAPGGASGTLAAMRDDATRAFIADRGARAQYVTSVCTGALILGAAGLLQGYRATTHWAALETLADCGATPVSERVVRDRNRITGAGVTAGLDFGIAMVAELRDPVYAQGVQLGCEYDPQPPFHAGSTRTAPPEVQAIMRSMYTAFPGQVRAALAAVKAAS; the protein is encoded by the coding sequence ATGGAGGGCTTCGATCGCCGCACCGCGCTGATGATGGGGCTGTTCGGTGCGCTGGCCGCCAGCCGGGCCGGCGCGCAGACCGCCGCCGATCCGCACGCCGGCCACACCATGGCCGAGATGCCGCCCGGCTGGGTAAAGCCCGACCAGATCGCCATGCTCTGCTATCCCGGCATGACGATCCTCGACCTGATCGGGCCGCAATATATGTTCGCGGCGCTGATGGGCGCGACGGTCCATCTGGTCGGCAAGACGCGCGATCCGATGACCAGCGACACCGGCGTCACCATCCTTCCCACCACGACCTTCGCCGAGTGCCCGAAGGACCTGACCGTGCTGTTCGCACCCGGCGGTGCGAGCGGGACGCTGGCGGCGATGCGCGATGACGCCACGCGCGCCTTCATCGCCGATCGCGGCGCCCGCGCCCAGTATGTCACATCGGTATGTACCGGCGCACTGATCCTGGGTGCTGCGGGACTGCTCCAGGGCTATCGCGCGACGACCCACTGGGCCGCGCTCGAGACCCTGGCCGATTGCGGCGCGACGCCGGTCTCCGAGCGCGTCGTGCGCGACCGCAACCGCATCACCGGCGCCGGGGTCACCGCCGGGCTCGATTTCGGGATCGCCATGGTCGCCGAGCTGCGCGACCCGGTCTATGCGCAGGGCGTACAGCTGGGCTGCGAATACGATCCGCAGCCGCCCTTCCATGCCGGCTCAACCCGCACCGCACCCCCAGAGGTGCAGGCGATCATGAGGTCGATGTACACCGCCTTTCCGGGCCAGGTGCGTGCGGCGCTCGCCGCGGTGAAGGCGGCGTCATGA
- a CDS encoding DUF2244 domain-containing protein, translating into MIAPRSALPVQGKYLLWGAGVAAALLSLRFVLIGAWLVLLFSVLDIGGLAVALYLFNKGPVPEERLRVVDGVVELVRLDGRGRQSRIALPAYWTRLEANGRTELDHALWLVFRHERYPIGQCVSADERRVLEPRIRALLQTARGTA; encoded by the coding sequence ATGATCGCACCGCGGTCGGCGCTGCCGGTTCAGGGGAAGTATCTGCTCTGGGGAGCAGGCGTAGCCGCCGCGCTTCTATCGCTGCGCTTCGTGCTGATCGGCGCCTGGCTGGTGCTGCTCTTCTCGGTGCTCGACATCGGCGGGCTCGCGGTCGCGCTGTACCTGTTCAATAAGGGGCCGGTCCCCGAGGAACGGCTCCGCGTCGTCGACGGGGTCGTCGAGCTTGTCCGCCTCGACGGGCGCGGTCGCCAGTCCCGAATCGCCCTGCCGGCCTATTGGACGCGGCTCGAGGCGAACGGCCGCACCGAACTCGACCATGCGCTGTGGCTCGTCTTTCGCCACGAGCGATACCCGATCGGCCAATGCGTGTCGGCTGATGAGCGGCGCGTGCTCGAGCCCCGCATCCGGGCGCTGCTGCAAACCGCGCGGGGCACCGCGTGA